The following are encoded together in the Arcobacter aquimarinus genome:
- a CDS encoding c-type cytochrome → MKKIIISTALLTACVAFANPYAKCATCHGANGEKVALGKSKIIKDMTKEDFIASMKGYQDGTYGGAQKALMVAQVKGLTDEDIKAIADLIIK, encoded by the coding sequence ATGAAAAAAATAATTATCTCTACAGCTTTACTAACTGCCTGTGTTGCATTTGCAAACCCTTATGCAAAATGTGCTACATGTCATGGTGCAAATGGTGAAAAAGTTGCTTTAGGAAAATCTAAAATTATCAAAGATATGACTAAAGAAGATTTTATAGCTTCTATGAAAGGTTACCAAGACGGAACTTATGGAGGAGCTCAAAAAGCTTTAATGGTTGCTCAAGTAAAAGGTCTTACAGACGAAGATATTAAAGCTATTGCAGATTTAATAATCAAATAA
- a CDS encoding SH3 domain-containing protein, protein MIKNLKNLTLVALSTLLFTACSIKEPIVIPKNQDIVELSNKADDDFINQNKATKDYFDKYFRPWSASKVSYPKNEAMWGLSYKNRKIYLENHKLATKEWFNKVINNSNFDEYNVVPKKAITLKNTNVRVLPSNSPMFYDPTKPGEGFPFDYNQNSLIKINTPILVSHLSKDKAWAYIESSIVGGWVEINSIAFVNDEFIKNFKTTNYYTSIKEKFPIYDPIFREYVKVATIFPKKEDKYIIAKKDDNQNAIITYIDLQNDEIEAMPISFNSANRIKLLNELLEEPYGWGGLLNNRDCSSFTQDFFAPFGKFLHRNSKAQTTNGKFLDMSKLSLEEKKEFMKKHGVPFSTLVYLKGHIMLYVGVKDNEPLVVHNVWSVRLKDNTGRKYRHIIGKATITTLEPGKGMKDFDEDNNILKKVTGITIL, encoded by the coding sequence ATGATAAAAAATCTTAAAAATTTAACTTTAGTTGCATTATCAACTCTTCTATTTACAGCTTGTTCAATAAAAGAGCCTATAGTAATTCCAAAAAATCAAGATATTGTCGAACTTTCAAACAAAGCAGATGATGATTTTATAAACCAAAATAAAGCAACGAAAGATTATTTTGACAAATACTTTAGACCTTGGAGTGCTTCGAAAGTTTCATATCCTAAAAATGAAGCGATGTGGGGACTCTCTTATAAAAATAGAAAAATTTATTTAGAAAATCATAAATTAGCTACAAAAGAGTGGTTTAATAAAGTTATAAATAATTCAAATTTCGATGAATACAATGTTGTTCCTAAAAAAGCAATTACTTTAAAAAATACAAATGTTAGAGTTTTACCATCAAATTCACCTATGTTTTATGACCCAACAAAACCAGGAGAAGGTTTTCCTTTTGATTATAATCAAAACTCTTTAATCAAAATAAATACTCCTATTTTAGTTTCTCATTTATCAAAAGATAAAGCATGGGCTTATATAGAATCGAGTATTGTTGGTGGTTGGGTTGAAATAAACTCTATTGCTTTTGTAAATGATGAGTTTATAAAAAATTTTAAAACTACAAACTATTATACAAGCATAAAAGAAAAATTTCCTATTTATGACCCTATTTTTAGAGAATATGTAAAAGTTGCAACTATTTTTCCTAAAAAAGAAGATAAATATATAATTGCAAAAAAAGATGATAATCAAAATGCAATCATTACTTATATAGATTTACAAAATGATGAAATTGAAGCAATGCCTATTTCTTTTAATTCAGCAAATAGAATAAAGCTTTTAAATGAACTTTTAGAAGAGCCTTATGGATGGGGCGGATTATTAAATAATAGAGATTGTTCGAGCTTTACTCAGGATTTTTTTGCTCCTTTTGGAAAATTTTTGCATAGAAATTCAAAAGCTCAAACTACAAATGGAAAATTTCTTGATATGTCTAAGTTAAGCTTAGAAGAGAAAAAAGAATTTATGAAGAAACATGGTGTTCCTTTTTCTACTCTAGTATATTTAAAAGGTCATATTATGCTTTATGTTGGAGTTAAAGACAATGAACCTTTAGTAGTTCATAATGTTTGGAGTGTAAGATTAAAAGACAATACAGGAAGAAAATATAGACATATTATTGGAAAAGCAACAATCACAACTTTAGAACCTGGTAAAGGAATGAAAGATTTTGATGAAGATAATAATATTCTAAAAAAAGTAACTGGAATTACTATTTTATAG